From the genome of Anopheles merus strain MAF chromosome X, AmerM5.1, whole genome shotgun sequence, one region includes:
- the LOC121591352 gene encoding riboflavin transporter 2 → MRKKLYLLCGLNSERKLIVDLLAILFGIGSWLGINSVYVQLPLLVGNAPEGWNLPSYLVVIIQLGNIGPILYTAALRIKSFRDSYLIIALLVLGSCAAMTTAFVYDQTVHVFGAERSVPLFITVFGLSLVGCTSSVLFMPYMGRFKGIYLITYLIGEGFSGFVPSIVALIQGVGGNGECIAVNGTDPNEPPQYTSYTPPPRFGTRPYFIVSSVILAISMVAFVLLDRLAVCRREYAAVSIGNGNNYAYEPSTPNDEETRSAAGDAATTTKGKASLDRTNYLLMMVLISVMCLFGNGFFPSIQSYSCLPYGNVAYHLTVTLSSMANPAACFLAFFVQRNSIRSIVALSAVFVPFAAYALTTAMTSPDPPLMHHVLGDILVVACWTLLVGLVSYIRLAITTLLRCEGGQTLVWVGVASQLGSLVGSILSFTLVNFTDTFQQYYPC, encoded by the exons ATGAGAAAGAAGCTGTACCTGCTGTGCGGTCTGAACAGCGAGCGGAAGCTGATCGTGGACCTGCTCGCGATACTGTTCGGCATCGGGTCCTGGCTCGGCATCAACTCGGTGTACGTGCAGCTGCCGCTGCTGGTCGGTAATGCGCCGGAAGGCTGGAACCTGCCCTCGTACCTGGTGGTCATCATCCAGCTCGGCAACATCGGTCCAATCCTGTATACGGCCGCGCTGCGCATCAAGTCCTTCCGAGACTCCTACCTGATCATTGCGTTGCTCGTACTCGGGTCGTGCGCCGCCATGACGACCGCGTTCGTCTACGATCAGACGGTGCACGTGTTTGGTGCGGAACGGTCCGTACCGCTGTTCATTACGGTGTTCGGCCTATCGCTGGTCGGCTGTACCAGCTCGGTCCTGTTCATGCCGTACATGGGCCGGTTTAAAGGCATCTATCTCATCACCTACCTGATTGGAGAAGGGTTCAGCGGGTTCGTGCCGAGCATTGTCGCGCTGATCCAGGGTGTTGGCGGCAATGGGGAGTGTATCGCGGTCAATGGGACCGATCCGAATGAGCCGCCACAGTACACGAGCTACACGCCGCCGCCTCGCTTCGGCACGCGCCCGTACTTCATCGTGTCGTCCGTCATACTGGCCATCAGCATGGTGGCGTTTGTGCTGCTGGACCGGCTGGCCGTCTGTCGGCGCGAGTATGCGGCCGTTTCGATCGGCAATGGGAACAATTACGCGTACGAGCCAAGCACACCGAACGATGAGGAGACACGGTCGGCGGCAGGTGATGCTGCGACCACCACCAAGGGGAAGGCTTCACTGGACCGTACCAACTAcctgctgatgatggtgctgatCAGCGTGATGTGCCTGTTCGGCAACGGGTTCTTCCCGAGCATCCAGTCGTACTCGTGCTTACCGTACGGCAACGTTGCCTACCATCTGACGGTGACGCTCAGCAGCATGGCCAACCCGGCCGCCTGCTTTTTGGCGTTCTTCGTCCAGCGCAACTCGATCCGGTCGATCGTTGCCCTGTCGGCCGTGTTCGTTCCGTTTGCGGCGTACGCACTGACCACCGCTATGACTAGCCCGGATCCGCCACTGATGCACCACGTGCTCGGTGACATCTTGGTG GTTGCCTGCTGGACGCTGCTGGTCGGTCTGGTGAGCTACATCCGTCTGGCCATCACGACGCTGCTGCGCTGCGAAGGTGGCCAAACGCTCGTCTGGGTCGGTGTCGCGTCCCAGCTCGGGTCCCTCGTCGGCTCGATCCTGTCCTTCACGCTGGTCAACTTTACCGACACCTTCCAGCAGTACTATCCTTGCTGA
- the LOC121591368 gene encoding serine protease 48-like produces the protein MKAPMKVLLVCSAISIASTTGTGTTPDNNLTAPINFPVFFRSRFNPRTLQQNERLIPAFDDSDVRLLLRPHTAASSFTTPQSNQPVDQPTTEAVPESLEQEPECGDLPPGADGFPWVAVLEHAGPQQGSPRKRTLSKGVLIDRQHVLTTVSSVHNSHPTWVVTSVRLGDVPTRRHSTHAGNSSQRANGTQRYEIETVFLHESKDIALIRLANGGVQQLTDSVRPICVPREDYRLESFKISSHVCQRSQVVSTATGRHGSRVSRSKLQPLELISGDACNQLLRPHGARLPVKSFCARESAEDNCTGSLGGPAVATVRGRYHVLGLRSYLQTETTVEGLDIPSIYVRVGGLRKWISAVIKAIGE, from the exons ATGAAGGCACCAATGAAGGTACTGCTGGTGTGCTCTGCCATTTCGATAG CCAgcaccaccggcaccggcacgaCGCCCGATAACAACCTGACGGCCCCGATCAACTTTCCCGTCTTTTTCCGCAGTCGCTTCAACCCACGCACGCTGCAGCAGAACGAGCGGCTCATACCGGCCTTCGATGACAGCGATGTACGGTTGTTGCTGCGTCCCCATACAGCAGCTTCCTCTTTTACGACGCCACAATCAAACCAGCCTGTCGATCAGCCGACGACCGAGGCCGTACCCGAGTCGTTGGAGCAGGAACCGGAGTGTGGTGACCTACCGCCCGGTGCCGATGGTTTCCCCTGGGTAGCGGTGCTGGAGCACGCCGGCCCCCAGCAGGGCAGCCCGCGCAAGCGTACCCTCAGCAAGGGCGTCCTGATCGATCGCCAGCACGTCCTAACGACCGTGTCGAGCGTGCACAACTCGCACCCGACCTGGGTTGTGACGAGCGTTCGGCTGGGAGACGTCCCAACCCGCCGCCACAGCACGCACGCGGGCAACTCGAGCCAGAGAGCGAACGGTACCCAGCGGTACGAAATCGAGACGGTGTTCCTGCACGAAAGCAAGGACATTGCGCTAATCCGGCTGGCGAACGGGGGCGTCCAGCAGCTGACCGACTCGGTTCGCCCGATCTGCGTACCGCGGGAGGACTACCGGCTGGAGAGCTTCAAGATTTCGTCGCACGTCTGCCAGCGCAGCCAGGTGGTGTCGACGGCGACGGGCCGCCATGGTAGCCGAGTCAGCCGGAGCAAGCTGCAGCCGCTCGAGCTGATCAGTGGCGACGCCTGCAACCAGCTGCTGCGGCCGCATGGTGCCCGACTGCCGGTCAAGAGCTTCTGTGCGCGGGAGTCGGCCGAAGATAACTGCACTGGCTCGCTCGGCGGTCCTGCCGTTGCCACCGTACGGGGTCGGTATCACGTGCTCGGGCTGCGCTCCTACCTGCAAACCGAG ACAACCGTCGAGGGCCTGGACATCCCCAGCATATATGTGCGGGTTGGCGGCCTGCGCAAATGGATATCGGCAGTGATCAAGGCTATCGGCGAATAG
- the LOC121591373 gene encoding uncharacterized protein LOC121591373: MPLQDAQKWLTVVLAVSIVTVAALPTTPTTTPEPEPDHSLQYAGTERAVGAVRKCSETSTLLYVETVVVVKDDLTSLINGTIEISIGKPVTIECVRIVAKTEHDRSTLQGYRFVSPTVIEVSVAELPPSQSKALEYAVYVYGSIGRTKKASGLAH, from the exons ATGCCGCTGCAAGATGCCCAAAAGTGGCTGACAGTGGTGCTGGCAGTTTCGATTGTGACCGTGGCTGCTCTGCCGACGACACCGACAACCACACCGGAACCGGAACCGGATCACAGCCTGCAGTACGCAGGCACCGAACGAG CGGTTGGTGCGGTGCGTAAATGCTCGGAAACGTCAACGCTGCTGTACGTGGAGACGGTAGTCGTGGTGAAGGACGACCTAACGAGCCTGATCAATGGAACAATAGAG ATTTCGATTGGCAAACCCGTCACGATCGAGTGTGTGCGTATCGTGGCCAAAACAGAACATGATCGATCGACACTGCAGGGGTACCGGTTCGTCAGCCCGACAGTAATCGAAGTTAGCGTTGCCGAACTTCCGCCGTCACAGTCAAAGGCGCTCGAGTACGCGGTGTACGTTTACGGGTCGATCGGCCGGACAAAGAAAGCATCTGGTTTAGCCCACTGA